One genomic window of Neisseria sp. oral taxon 014 str. F0314 includes the following:
- the carA gene encoding glutamine-hydrolyzing carbamoyl-phosphate synthase small subunit translates to MTIPALLVLADGSVFHGTSIGYEDSTSGEVVFNTSMTGYQEILTDPSYCKQIVTLTYPHIGNTGTNAEDEESRSVYAAGLIIRDLPLLHSNFRASESLHDYLVRNKTVAIADIDTRRLTTLLREKGAQGGAILTGADATVEKARELIAAFGSMVGKDLAKEVSCTEVYEWTEGEWALGKGFVTPAEQPFHVVAYDFGVKTNILRMLAARGCRLTVVPAQTSAEDVLALNPDGVFLSNGPGDPEPCTYAIEAVQKLMASGKPIFGICLGHQLISLAIGAKTLKMHFSHHGANHPVQDLDSGKVVITSQNHGFAVDADTLPANARITHKSLFDNTLQGIELTDKPVFCFQGHPEASPGPQDVGYLFDKFIDNMKAAKQ, encoded by the coding sequence ATGACCATTCCGGCTCTTCTCGTTCTCGCTGACGGCAGCGTATTTCACGGCACATCAATCGGTTACGAAGATTCGACTTCCGGCGAAGTCGTGTTCAACACTTCCATGACCGGCTATCAGGAAATCCTGACCGACCCGTCCTACTGCAAACAAATCGTTACCCTCACCTACCCCCACATCGGCAACACCGGCACCAACGCCGAAGACGAAGAAAGCCGCAGCGTTTATGCCGCAGGCTTGATTATCCGCGACCTGCCGCTGCTGCACAGCAACTTCCGTGCCTCCGAAAGCCTGCACGACTATTTGGTACGCAACAAAACCGTTGCCATCGCCGACATCGACACCCGCCGCCTGACCACGCTGCTGCGTGAAAAAGGCGCACAAGGCGGCGCGATTTTGACCGGCGCGGACGCCACGGTTGAAAAAGCGCGAGAACTCATCGCCGCGTTCGGCAGCATGGTCGGCAAAGACTTGGCAAAAGAAGTTTCCTGCACAGAAGTCTACGAATGGACCGAAGGCGAATGGGCGTTGGGTAAAGGTTTTGTTACCCCTGCCGAACAGCCGTTCCACGTCGTCGCCTACGATTTCGGCGTGAAAACCAACATCCTGCGTATGCTTGCCGCACGCGGCTGCCGCCTGACCGTCGTCCCCGCCCAAACCAGCGCGGAAGATGTGTTGGCGCTCAACCCCGACGGCGTGTTCCTGTCCAACGGCCCCGGCGACCCCGAGCCTTGCACCTACGCCATCGAAGCCGTGCAAAAACTGATGGCAAGCGGCAAACCTATCTTCGGCATCTGCTTGGGACACCAGCTCATCAGCCTCGCCATCGGTGCAAAAACCTTAAAAATGCACTTCAGCCACCACGGCGCGAACCACCCCGTGCAAGACTTGGACAGCGGCAAAGTCGTCATCACCAGCCAAAACCACGGTTTCGCCGTCGATGCCGACACCCTGCCCGCGAACGCAAGAATTACCCACAAGTCCCTGTTCGACAACACTTTGCAAGGCATCGAGCTGACCGACAAACCCGTGTTCTGCTTCCAAGGCCACCCCGAAGCCAGCCCCGGCCCGCAGGATGTCGGCTATCTGTTTGACAAATTCATTGACAATATGAAAGCGGCAAAACAATAA
- a CDS encoding endonuclease domain-containing protein, with the protein MNPPEKLLTADNPALHQRAKAMRQEMSEAEAKLWQHLRAGRLNGYKFRRQQPMGNYIVDFMCVTPKLIVEADGGQHTEQAAYDHARTAYLNSLGFTVLRFWNHEILQQTNDVLTEILRVLQELEKQPAR; encoded by the coding sequence ATGAACCCGCCCGAAAAACTATTGACTGCCGATAACCCCGCCCTGCATCAACGTGCCAAAGCCATGCGTCAAGAAATGAGCGAGGCGGAAGCAAAATTGTGGCAGCACCTGCGGGCAGGCCGTCTGAACGGCTATAAATTCCGCCGCCAGCAGCCGATGGGAAATTATATTGTTGATTTCATGTGCGTAACGCCCAAGCTGATTGTCGAAGCAGACGGCGGGCAGCACACAGAACAAGCCGCATACGACCACGCGCGGACGGCATATCTCAACAGCTTGGGCTTTACCGTGCTGCGTTTTTGGAATCACGAGATTTTGCAGCAGACAAACGATGTGCTGACAGAAATTCTGCGCGTGTTGCAGGAATTGGAAAAGCAGCCTGCACGGTAG
- the carB gene encoding carbamoyl-phosphate synthase large subunit, with translation MPKRTDLKSILIIGAGPIVIGQACEFDYSGAQACKALREEGYKVILVNSNPATIMTDPEMADVTYIEPIMWQTVEKIIAKERPDAILPTMGGQTALNCALDLARNGVLAKYNVELIGATEDAIDKAEDRGRFKEAMEKIGLSCPKSFVCHTMNEALAAQEQVGFPTLIRPSFTMGGSGGGIAYNKDEFLAICERGFDASPTHELLIEQSVLGWKEYEMEVVRDKNDNCIIICSIENFDPMGVHTGDSITVAPAQTLTDKEYQIMRNASLAVLREIGVDTGGSNVQFAVNPENGEMIVIEMNPRVSRSSALASKATGFPIAKVAAKLAVGFTLDELRNDITGGRTPASFEPSIDYVVTKIPRFAFEKFPAADDRLTTQMKSVGEVMAMGRTIQESFQKALRGLETGLCGFNPRSEDKAEIRRELANPGPERMLFVADAFRAGFTLEEIHEICAIDPWFLAQIEDLVKEEQQVSAGCLQDLDFAALRRLKRKGFSDKRIAQLLGIKEKEVREHRYALNLHPVYKRVDTCAAEFATETAYLYSTYEEECEARPSDRKKVMILGGGPNRIGQGIEFDYCCVHAALALRESGFETIMVNCNPETVSTDFDTSDRLYFEPLTLEDVLEIVRTENPWGVIVHYGGQTPLKLANALVENGVNIIGTSADSIDAAEDRERFQKVLNDLGLRQPPNRIAHNEEEALVKAEEIGYPLVVRPSYVLGGRAMQVVHSAEELQKYMREAVQVSEDSPVLLDFFLNNAIEVDVDCVSDGKDVVIGGIMQHVEQAGIHSGDSGCSLPPYSLSEEIQDEIRRQTKAMAYALGVVGLMNVQFAVQDGVVFVLEVNPRASRTVPFVSKATGVPLAKVGARCMAGISLQEQGVEKEVVPDFYAVKEAVFPFIKFPGVDTILGPEMRSTGEVMGVGASFGEAYYKAQLGAGERLNPTGKIFLAVRDEDKPLIVKTAQNFQALGYGVCATRGTAEYLKEHGIIVQAVNKVQEGRPHIVDAIKNGEIALVVNTVSSSAQSISDSHSIRRTSLTQRVPQYTTIAGGEAMSEGAKSRDHLGVYSVQELHGRLKARK, from the coding sequence ATGCCCAAACGTACCGACCTAAAATCCATCCTTATCATCGGCGCCGGCCCTATCGTTATCGGTCAGGCCTGCGAATTTGACTATTCGGGCGCACAGGCCTGCAAGGCTTTGCGTGAAGAAGGCTATAAAGTCATTCTGGTGAATTCCAACCCTGCCACCATCATGACCGACCCTGAAATGGCGGATGTTACCTACATCGAGCCGATTATGTGGCAGACGGTGGAGAAGATTATCGCCAAGGAGCGTCCCGATGCGATTCTGCCCACGATGGGCGGCCAGACCGCGCTGAACTGTGCGCTGGATTTGGCGCGCAACGGCGTGTTGGCGAAATACAATGTTGAATTAATCGGCGCGACGGAAGACGCGATCGACAAGGCGGAAGACCGCGGCCGCTTTAAGGAGGCGATGGAGAAAATCGGCCTCTCCTGCCCGAAATCTTTTGTCTGCCACACGATGAACGAAGCCTTGGCAGCGCAAGAACAGGTCGGCTTCCCGACGCTGATTCGTCCGTCTTTCACGATGGGCGGTTCGGGCGGCGGCATTGCCTACAATAAAGACGAGTTTTTGGCGATTTGCGAACGCGGTTTCGATGCGTCGCCCACGCATGAGCTGCTGATTGAGCAGTCCGTCCTCGGCTGGAAAGAGTACGAGATGGAAGTGGTGCGCGATAAGAACGACAACTGCATCATCATCTGCTCGATTGAAAACTTCGACCCGATGGGCGTGCATACGGGCGACTCGATTACGGTTGCGCCGGCGCAAACGCTGACGGACAAGGAATACCAAATCATGCGCAACGCAAGCTTAGCGGTATTGCGCGAAATCGGCGTGGACACGGGCGGCTCGAACGTGCAGTTTGCGGTGAACCCTGAAAACGGCGAGATGATTGTGATTGAGATGAACCCGCGCGTGAGCCGTTCGTCCGCGCTGGCTTCCAAAGCAACGGGTTTCCCGATTGCGAAGGTGGCGGCGAAGCTGGCGGTCGGCTTTACGCTGGACGAGTTGCGCAACGACATCACCGGCGGCCGCACACCCGCGTCGTTTGAGCCTTCCATCGACTATGTCGTGACCAAAATCCCGCGTTTTGCGTTTGAAAAATTCCCCGCCGCAGACGACCGCCTGACCACGCAGATGAAATCGGTGGGCGAAGTGATGGCGATGGGCCGCACGATTCAGGAAAGTTTCCAAAAAGCCCTGCGCGGCTTGGAAACGGGCTTGTGCGGCTTCAATCCGCGCAGCGAAGACAAAGCCGAAATCCGCCGCGAACTGGCCAACCCCGGCCCCGAACGTATGCTGTTTGTGGCAGACGCGTTCCGCGCGGGCTTCACGCTGGAAGAAATCCACGAAATCTGCGCCATCGACCCTTGGTTCTTGGCGCAAATCGAAGACTTGGTGAAAGAAGAGCAGCAGGTAAGTGCAGGCTGCCTGCAAGATTTGGATTTCGCCGCCTTACGTCGTCTGAAACGCAAAGGCTTTTCCGATAAACGCATCGCCCAGCTTTTAGGCATAAAAGAAAAAGAAGTGCGCGAACACCGCTACGCACTGAATCTGCATCCTGTCTATAAACGCGTCGATACCTGCGCTGCCGAGTTTGCCACCGAAACCGCCTACCTCTACTCTACTTACGAAGAAGAATGCGAAGCGCGTCCTTCCGACCGTAAGAAAGTGATGATTCTCGGCGGCGGCCCGAACCGCATCGGTCAGGGCATCGAGTTTGACTACTGCTGCGTTCACGCCGCGCTCGCCCTGCGCGAATCGGGTTTTGAAACGATTATGGTCAACTGCAACCCCGAAACCGTGTCCACTGACTTCGACACCAGCGACCGCCTCTATTTCGAGCCGCTGACGCTGGAAGACGTGTTGGAAATCGTCCGCACTGAAAATCCGTGGGGCGTGATTGTGCATTACGGCGGTCAAACCCCACTCAAACTCGCCAACGCATTGGTTGAAAACGGCGTGAACATCATCGGCACATCCGCCGACAGCATCGACGCCGCCGAAGACCGCGAACGCTTCCAAAAAGTGTTGAACGACTTAGGCCTGCGCCAACCGCCAAACCGCATCGCCCACAACGAAGAAGAAGCGCTCGTCAAAGCCGAAGAAATCGGCTATCCGCTGGTCGTGCGCCCGTCTTACGTCCTCGGCGGCCGCGCCATGCAGGTTGTCCACTCCGCCGAAGAATTGCAAAAATACATGCGCGAAGCCGTGCAGGTATCCGAAGACAGCCCCGTGTTGCTCGATTTCTTCCTGAACAACGCGATTGAAGTCGATGTGGACTGCGTTTCAGACGGCAAAGACGTGGTTATCGGCGGCATCATGCAGCACGTCGAACAAGCAGGCATCCACTCCGGCGACTCCGGCTGCTCGCTGCCGCCCTACTCGCTCAGCGAAGAAATCCAAGACGAAATCCGCCGCCAAACCAAAGCCATGGCCTACGCGCTGGGCGTGGTCGGCTTGATGAACGTACAGTTTGCCGTGCAGGACGGCGTGGTGTTCGTGCTGGAAGTAAACCCGCGCGCCAGCCGTACCGTCCCCTTCGTCTCCAAAGCCACCGGCGTGCCGCTCGCCAAAGTCGGCGCGCGCTGCATGGCGGGCATTTCCCTGCAAGAGCAAGGCGTGGAAAAAGAAGTCGTCCCCGATTTCTATGCCGTTAAAGAAGCCGTGTTCCCCTTCATCAAGTTCCCCGGCGTGGACACCATCCTCGGCCCAGAAATGCGCTCTACCGGCGAAGTGATGGGCGTAGGGGCAAGCTTCGGCGAAGCCTACTACAAAGCCCAACTCGGCGCAGGCGAACGCCTGAACCCGACCGGCAAAATCTTCCTCGCCGTGCGCGACGAAGACAAACCGCTCATCGTCAAAACCGCGCAAAACTTTCAAGCCCTCGGCTACGGCGTCTGCGCCACACGCGGCACCGCCGAATACCTGAAAGAGCACGGCATCATCGTGCAAGCGGTAAACAAAGTGCAGGAAGGCCGCCCGCACATCGTGGACGCGATTAAAAACGGCGAAATCGCGCTGGTGGTCAATACCGTCAGCAGCTCGGCGCAATCCATCTCCGACAGCCACAGCATCCGCCGCACCTCCCTCACCCAACGCGTGCCGCAATACACCACCATCGCCGGCGGCGAAGCCATGAGCGAAGGCGCAAAAAGCCGCGACCACTTGGGCGTGTATAGCGTACAGGAGTTGCACGGGCGGTTGAAGGCGCGGAAGTAG
- a CDS encoding type ISP restriction/modification enzyme: MSALQTLLASFREQTQNAAYQGRRDQGTAFEHLMVAYFQTEPCYKELYQNVQPYGTWAAKHLNELDLGGATDAGIDLVATTFTGEHHAIQCKNYAPDHTLQKKDIDSFFTASGKTHFSNRIIVSTTDKWSKNAEDALEGQHIPVSKITLSDLENSVIDWTQYHIGEPPKRKNRKSLRPHQQSALTAVSNGFARGETRGKLIMACGTGKTFTSLRIAEHLAGKGKRVLFLVPSLSLLSQTLREWTQDADLPLRNFAVCSDSEVGKYKKDDDRTFVRPSDLNYPATTNAKSLYQAASVLHDAEHMTVVYSTYHSIDVIHQAQAQYGLPEFDLIICDEAHRTTGATFDGDDESAFVRVHDAGYIKGAKRLYMTATPRIYVDDAKAADGVSVYSMDDETHYGKEFFVLTFSQAVSQKLLVDYKVIVLAIDQAHVERRLQELLRDDTGSELKIDDAAKIVGCWKALSKYGLSGEEGALYNPMRRAVAFCQVIEKEYKGSRHKVSSKLIADEFSKVVKKYQQKETEEWLKDNPDLLTPPSLAMICEAKHVDGGMNAGEKESRLQWLKADIPDNTCRILSNVRCLSEGVDVPALDAVLFLTPRNSKVDVVQSVGRVMRRAEGKKQGYVILPVVIPPGIEPEAALDKNENYKVVWDVLNALRSHDDRFDAMINKLEFNGKDTDKLEIVAITGQNFRQMEVVSKVGKITPKAKRNKQDQVLREARNSYNIGQSEKPHPIQETLPFETGAIERALYAKIVKKCGNRHHWEDWAGDIAKIARTHIDSINAILENPANEAECTAFEAFAAELRDDLNNAVSDEEIVEMLAQHLITKPVFDALFSDYSFAEHNPMSRAMQKVLDLLQQKNLHKERNTLQSFYDSVHLRASGIETAEGKQKIVVELYDKFFRNAFPRMTERLGIVYTPVEVVDFIIKSVEDVLQHEFKSSLQDKGVHILDPFTGTGTFITRLLQSGIIPRDRLPEKYKNEIHANEIVLLAYYIATINIESAYHGILAGNIDGNVSDDVPYVPFEGICLTDTFQMYEKGDMLDEMLVDNSARRKRQKALDIRVIIGNPPYSAGQESANDNNANIEYPHLDARIRQTYAEHSTATLKNALYDSYIRAIRWASDRIGQQGVIGFVTNAGWVEANTADGLRKCLAEEFSSLYIFHLRGNQRTSGERSRKEGGKIFGSGSRAPIAISILVKNPQAEKRGQIYFHDIGDYLTREQKLETIAELGSIGGITEQQGWQEIVPDEFNDWLNQRDPNFDSYISLGNKKSKDEIAVFENYSRGIATSRDVWCYNFSGSLLRQNMQNMIGFYNSEVARFQAACKGLPENQRPDVNNFLNYDDTKMSWDFAQKNDLPKGKTYTFTDNSIQAALYRPFTKEWIYCNREVNNRVYQMPKIFPNQHTVNQVISVTGRGSTKEFSALISSEIPDLEMISKGQCFPSDVYEFSDGVETAERTNERTNERTNERTNERTNERTNERTNERTNERTNERTNERTNERTNERTNERTNERTNERTNERTNERTNERTNERTNERTNERTNERNYTPRSTVQYRHLPHHDRRQGLLCAYHRPNPRFTPYRRRTVLPDVPLRDGVTNMTICITGLGTTKGFSVLMTNAIPDVQLQMNGQCFPMFLYETEEA; this comes from the coding sequence ATGTCGGCATTGCAAACACTTTTGGCATCTTTCCGCGAACAAACACAAAATGCCGCCTACCAAGGCCGCCGCGACCAAGGCACGGCTTTTGAGCATCTGATGGTTGCCTATTTCCAAACCGAACCCTGCTATAAAGAGCTGTATCAAAACGTACAGCCCTACGGTACATGGGCAGCGAAGCATTTAAATGAATTGGATTTAGGCGGTGCAACCGATGCTGGCATCGACTTGGTCGCTACCACTTTCACAGGCGAACACCATGCTATCCAATGCAAAAACTACGCACCTGACCACACACTGCAAAAGAAAGACATCGACAGCTTCTTTACCGCGTCGGGTAAAACGCACTTCAGCAACCGCATTATCGTTTCCACCACCGACAAATGGTCGAAAAACGCCGAAGATGCACTGGAAGGGCAGCATATTCCTGTTTCCAAAATCACCCTGTCCGATTTGGAAAACAGCGTTATCGACTGGACGCAATACCACATCGGCGAACCGCCGAAACGCAAAAACAGAAAATCACTCCGCCCTCATCAGCAATCAGCGCTAACCGCCGTGTCAAACGGCTTCGCACGCGGCGAAACGCGCGGCAAGCTGATTATGGCCTGCGGAACGGGTAAAACGTTCACTTCGCTGCGGATTGCTGAGCATTTGGCCGGCAAGGGTAAGCGCGTACTGTTTCTCGTCCCCAGCCTGTCGCTGCTTTCCCAAACCCTTCGAGAATGGACGCAGGATGCTGATTTGCCGCTGCGCAATTTCGCCGTCTGCTCCGATAGCGAAGTCGGCAAATATAAAAAAGACGACGACCGCACCTTCGTCCGCCCCAGTGACTTGAACTACCCTGCCACCACCAACGCCAAAAGCCTGTATCAGGCGGCCAGCGTGCTGCATGATGCAGAGCACATGACCGTCGTCTACTCCACCTACCACTCCATCGATGTCATTCATCAGGCGCAGGCACAATACGGGCTGCCTGAATTCGACCTGATTATTTGTGATGAGGCGCACCGCACCACCGGTGCAACGTTTGACGGCGACGACGAATCCGCCTTTGTCCGTGTACACGATGCCGGTTACATCAAAGGCGCAAAACGGTTGTATATGACTGCTACTCCGCGCATCTATGTAGATGACGCAAAAGCAGCCGACGGCGTATCCGTTTATTCGATGGATGACGAAACCCACTACGGCAAAGAATTTTTCGTCCTCACTTTCTCACAAGCCGTATCACAAAAATTGCTGGTGGATTATAAAGTGATTGTTTTAGCAATCGACCAGGCGCATGTCGAGCGCAGATTGCAGGAATTGCTGCGCGATGATACGGGCAGCGAATTGAAAATAGACGATGCCGCCAAAATCGTCGGTTGTTGGAAAGCCCTGTCTAAATATGGTTTGAGTGGCGAAGAAGGCGCACTGTACAACCCCATGCGCCGAGCCGTCGCCTTCTGTCAGGTGATTGAGAAAGAATACAAAGGCAGCCGACACAAAGTCAGCTCCAAACTGATTGCCGATGAATTTTCCAAAGTCGTCAAGAAATACCAGCAGAAAGAAACGGAAGAATGGTTGAAAGATAATCCCGACCTTCTGACGCCGCCATCCCTAGCGATGATTTGCGAAGCCAAACATGTAGACGGCGGTATGAACGCGGGCGAAAAAGAAAGCAGGCTGCAATGGCTCAAAGCCGACATTCCCGACAACACCTGCCGCATCCTGTCCAACGTCCGCTGCCTGTCCGAGGGCGTGGACGTACCTGCGCTGGATGCCGTGCTGTTCCTGACCCCGCGCAATTCCAAGGTTGATGTCGTTCAGTCGGTCGGCCGCGTCATGCGCCGTGCCGAAGGTAAAAAGCAGGGCTACGTTATCCTGCCTGTCGTGATTCCGCCCGGCATTGAACCGGAAGCCGCGCTGGACAAAAACGAAAATTACAAAGTCGTATGGGACGTACTCAATGCCTTGCGTTCACACGACGACCGCTTCGATGCGATGATTAACAAATTGGAATTCAACGGAAAAGACACCGACAAACTGGAAATTGTCGCCATAACCGGACAGAATTTCAGACAAATGGAAGTGGTTTCCAAAGTTGGAAAAATCACACCCAAAGCCAAGCGCAACAAACAAGACCAAGTTTTACGCGAAGCAAGAAACAGCTACAACATCGGGCAATCCGAAAAACCGCATCCGATACAAGAAACCCTGCCGTTTGAAACAGGGGCAATCGAACGCGCCCTCTACGCCAAAATCGTCAAAAAATGCGGCAACCGCCACCATTGGGAAGACTGGGCGGGCGACATCGCCAAAATCGCCCGCACCCATATTGACAGCATCAACGCTATTTTGGAAAACCCTGCCAACGAAGCCGAATGCACTGCCTTCGAAGCCTTTGCTGCCGAACTGCGCGATGACCTCAATAACGCCGTTAGCGACGAAGAAATCGTCGAAATGCTTGCCCAGCATCTCATTACCAAGCCCGTGTTCGACGCACTGTTTTCCGATTACAGCTTCGCCGAACACAACCCCATGAGCCGCGCCATGCAGAAAGTGCTGGATTTATTGCAGCAGAAAAACCTCCACAAAGAGCGCAATACCCTGCAATCCTTCTACGACTCCGTCCACCTGCGTGCCAGCGGCATCGAAACCGCCGAAGGCAAACAAAAAATCGTCGTGGAACTCTACGACAAATTCTTCCGCAACGCCTTCCCGCGCATGACAGAACGGCTCGGCATCGTTTACACGCCCGTCGAAGTCGTCGATTTCATCATCAAAAGCGTGGAAGACGTCTTACAGCACGAATTCAAAAGCAGCCTGCAAGACAAAGGCGTGCATATCCTCGACCCCTTCACCGGCACAGGCACCTTCATCACCCGCCTGCTGCAAAGCGGCATCATCCCGCGCGACAGGCTGCCTGAAAAATACAAAAACGAAATCCACGCCAACGAAATCGTCCTGCTCGCCTACTACATCGCCACCATCAACATCGAATCCGCCTACCACGGCATACTGGCAGGCAACATTGACGGCAATGTTTCAGACGACGTCCCCTACGTTCCCTTTGAAGGCATCTGCCTGACTGATACCTTCCAAATGTACGAGAAAGGCGACATGCTGGACGAAATGCTGGTGGACAACAGCGCACGCCGCAAACGGCAGAAAGCCTTGGATATCCGTGTCATTATCGGAAATCCGCCCTATTCCGCAGGACAGGAATCCGCCAACGACAACAACGCCAACATCGAATACCCCCATCTTGATGCACGCATCCGCCAAACCTATGCCGAACACTCCACTGCCACATTAAAAAATGCCCTGTATGACAGCTACATCCGCGCCATTCGCTGGGCATCTGACCGCATCGGGCAGCAGGGCGTTATTGGCTTCGTAACCAATGCAGGCTGGGTAGAAGCCAATACCGCAGACGGATTGCGCAAATGTTTGGCAGAGGAATTTTCCAGCCTGTATATCTTCCACCTGCGCGGCAACCAACGCACATCAGGCGAACGTTCTCGCAAAGAGGGCGGCAAAATTTTCGGCTCAGGCAGCCGTGCGCCGATTGCTATTTCCATACTTGTCAAAAACCCTCAGGCCGAAAAACGGGGACAGATTTACTTCCACGACATCGGCGACTACCTGACCCGCGAACAGAAGCTGGAAACCATCGCCGAACTCGGAAGCATCGGCGGCATTACCGAACAGCAGGGCTGGCAGGAAATCGTCCCTGACGAATTTAACGACTGGCTAAACCAACGCGACCCTAATTTTGATAGCTATATCAGTTTAGGAAATAAGAAAAGCAAGGATGAAATCGCTGTTTTTGAAAACTATTCAAGAGGTATTGCAACAAGCCGAGATGTTTGGTGCTACAACTTTTCAGGCAGCCTTCTGCGTCAAAATATGCAGAATATGATTGGCTTTTACAACAGTGAAGTGGCACGTTTTCAGGCAGCCTGCAAAGGGCTACCTGAAAACCAACGACCTGATGTGAATAATTTTCTTAACTATGATGACACAAAAATGAGTTGGGATTTCGCTCAGAAAAACGACTTGCCGAAAGGAAAAACTTACACATTTACAGATAATTCTATTCAAGCGGCTCTTTATCGACCATTTACAAAAGAATGGATTTATTGCAATCGAGAGGTTAATAACCGTGTTTATCAAATGCCAAAGATTTTTCCAAATCAACATACCGTTAATCAGGTCATTTCCGTAACAGGACGCGGTTCAACCAAAGAATTTTCCGCCCTAATCAGCAGTGAAATCCCCGATTTAGAGATGATTTCCAAAGGGCAGTGCTTCCCATCGGATGTATATGAATTTTCAGACGGCGTAGAAACAGCCGAACGAACGAACGAACGAACGAACGAACGAACGAACGAACGAACGAACGAACGAACGAACGAACGAACGAACGAACGAACGAACGAACGAACGAACGAACGAACGAACGAACGAACGAACGAACGAACGAACGAACGAACGAACGAACGAACGAACGAACGAACGAACGAACGAACGAACGAACGAACGAACGAACGAACGAACGAACGAACGAACGAACGAACGAACGAACGAACGAACGAACGAACGAACGAACGAACGAACGAACGAAATTATACACCACGAAGTACCGTCCAATATCGCCATCTGCCTCACCACGACCGGCGGCAAGGGCTTCTCTGTGCTTATCACCGACCAAATCCCCGATTTACACCTTATCGGCGACGCACAGTGCTTCCCGATGTTCCTCTACGAGACGGAGTAACCAACATGACGATTTGTATTACAGGCTTGGGCACGACCAAAGGCTTTTCCGTACTGATGACCAATGCGATACCCGATGTCCAGTTGCAGATGAACGGGCAATGCTTCCCCATGTTCCTCTACGAAACGGAGGAAGCTTAA
- a CDS encoding type ISP restriction/modification enzyme — MENQDLFAAEMPSEKQPAQKKLVRRSAITDDALAHFREPYSATDAARIGKEDIFYYIYGLLHSEEYRERYADNLSKQLPRIPRMKNYADFSAFSRAGRDLAALHLNYETVPMYQGVKFSGSLQGLKLAPQQIIGGADEDFRVVKMKFAKKDDKTKIVYNGKITVENIPEAAYDYIVNGKSAIEWVMERQAVTTDKKSGITNDANDWAADTMHNPRYPLELLLRVITVSLETQKIVYALPKLDIV; from the coding sequence ATGGAAAATCAAGACCTGTTCGCTGCTGAAATGCCGTCTGAAAAGCAGCCAGCACAGAAAAAGCTCGTCCGCCGCTCCGCCATCACCGACGATGCGCTGGCACATTTCCGCGAGCCGTATTCCGCCACCGATGCCGCCCGAATCGGCAAAGAAGACATCTTCTATTACATCTACGGTCTGCTGCACAGCGAAGAATACCGCGAACGTTACGCCGACAATTTAAGCAAACAGCTCCCGCGCATCCCGCGCATGAAAAACTACGCCGATTTTTCTGCATTCAGCAGGGCGGGACGCGATTTGGCGGCACTGCACCTGAACTACGAAACCGTACCGATGTATCAGGGTGTGAAATTTTCAGGCAGCCTGCAAGGTTTGAAACTTGCTCCGCAGCAAATCATCGGCGGCGCAGACGAAGACTTCCGTGTGGTCAAAATGAAATTTGCCAAAAAAGACGATAAAACCAAAATCGTCTACAACGGCAAAATTACTGTGGAAAACATTCCCGAAGCCGCCTACGACTACATCGTAAACGGCAAATCCGCTATTGAATGGGTGATGGAACGCCAGGCCGTAACCACCGACAAAAAATCCGGTATCACCAACGATGCCAACGACTGGGCAGCCGACACCATGCACAACCCGCGCTATCCGCTCGAACTGCTCCTGCGCGTCATCACCGTCAGCTTGGAAACGCAGAAAATCGTCTATGCTTTGCCGAAACTGGATATTGTGTGA
- a CDS encoding SemiSWEET family transporter has product MTEKQMRVLSVVATLTAVGMYVSYIPQIQNNLAGNPGSPLQPLVAAINCTLWVAYGFLKEKRDYPVMLANAPGIILGLITFITSF; this is encoded by the coding sequence ATGACTGAAAAACAAATGCGCGTACTCTCCGTCGTCGCCACCCTGACCGCCGTAGGCATGTACGTTTCCTACATCCCGCAAATCCAAAACAACCTCGCGGGCAACCCCGGCTCGCCGCTGCAACCCCTCGTTGCCGCCATCAACTGCACATTATGGGTTGCCTACGGCTTTTTGAAAGAAAAACGCGACTACCCCGTTATGCTGGCAAACGCCCCCGGTATCATTTTGGGCTTGATTACCTTTATCACCAGCTTTTAA